The DNA window CGCTTCCCGCAGCGCCCGCTCCCCGTCCTGGTGTTCCCGCGCAGAGCGCTGCGGGAACGGCACCGGGACAGGGGAATGGCACCGGGACAAAGGAACGGCACCGGGACAGGGGAACGGCACCGGGACAGGGGAATGGCACCGGGACAAAGGAACGGCACCGGGACAAGGGAACGGCACCGGGACAAAGGAACGGCACCGGGACAGGGGAACGGCACCGGGACAAGGGAACGGCACCGGGACAAGGGAACGGCACCGGGACAAAGGAACGGCACCGGGACAGGGGAACGGCACCGGGACAGGGGAACGGCACCGGGACAAGGGAACGGCACCGGGACAAAGGAACGGCACCGGGACAGGGGAACGGCACCGGGACAGGGGAACGGCACCGGGACAAGGGAACGGCACCGGGACAGGGGAACGGCACCCGGGCAGCGCCCGGCCCCTCGCGGCTCCGGAGGGACGCGGAGTCCCGGCCCTGCTCCCGGTCGGGCATTCCAGCGTGGATGCTCGGCTTACCTCGGCCAGGGCGTGGATCTGCTCCTCGCGCTCCCGCAGGCGCTGCTCGGCCCGGAGagccttctccttctccagccgCAGCTCCCGCCAggcctcctccagctcctccctgtccctcgccagctgctcctccttgcACCTCAGCTCCCGGCTGCGGAACTTCAGCTCCGCCTGCTCCTGGGACGGGCCCGGCAACACCGAGCGTCACCGGTGCCGTCCCGCACAGTCGCAGCTTCCCAGGGACGGGAGAGCCCCGGTCCTGCCCGGCCGCTCCGGGTTTGGGAtgcggggccgggggaggcGGTGTGGGACCCCCCCGTGCCGGCACCCCGCGGGAGGGAGCCCGGGCAGGGCATCGGGGACCTTGGCCAGGCTCCTCAGGGCCGAGTCCATGCTCAGGGCCCGCTCCTCGTCCCGCTCCGCCCGCTCCTGGCTCAGCCGCTCCCGCGCGTGGAACTCGGCCCAGGCGgccgccagccgccgccgctCCTCGGAGCGATCCCGGAGCTCTGCCcgctgctcctccagccacgCGCCCTGGGGGCCGAGGGACAGCTCCAGGCACCGCTTCCCGGAGGGTCTTCCCTCCTTTGGCCCGGCCCTGCCGCTTCCAGAGGCTGCGTCCAGCCGGGGagctccggccccgccgcttCCAGAGGCTGCGTCCAGCCGGGGAGCTCCGGCCCCGGGTGGGCACCCAGTGGGCTTGACCTGGCCTGTTCCgagccccttccagcccccGGCCCGTTCCTACCCGGCTGGTtccgagcccctttcccagtcCCGTTCCTATCCCAGATGGTtccgagcccctttcccagtcCCGTTCCTGTCCCGGATGGTtccgagcccctttcccagtcCCGTTCCTGTCCCGGATGGTtccgagcccctttcccagtcCCGTTCCTGTCCCGGACGGTtccgagcccctttcccagtcCCGTTCCTGCCCCGGATGGTtccgagcccctttcccagtcCCGTTCCTATCCCAGATGGTtccgagcccctttcccagtcCCGTTCCTATCCCGGATGGTtccgagcccctttcccagtcCCGTTCCTATCCCAGATGGTtccgagcccctttcccagtcCCGTTCCTATCCCGGATGGTtccgagcccctttcccagtcCCGTTCCTATCCCAGATGGTTCCAAGCCCCTTCCAGTTCCCACCCAGCTGGTTCCAAGCTCTTTACAGCTAGCCCCAGCCGGTTCCGAGTCCttttcccagcccagctccccccagccggttccaagccccatcccagtcactcccagagGGCAGTTCCAGCCCGTGGCTCCCACGTGGAAGCTCCAGCCCCAGGCGTGCATTCCATGGGAATCCCTGTTCGGATTCCCGGGAGTACCTGGAGCCGAGTCCCCGCTCACCTTGGCCTCGTCCCTGCTCACCTTGGCCTCGTCCAGCGCCGCTCTCTCCATGGACAGCAGCTGTGCCGTGAGCCGGCGCTGCTCCTCCAGCGCATCCCGCAGCGAATCCGCCTTGGAACGCTCGGCCACGGCCCTGCGGCGCTCCTGGGGCCGGacagggcagctccaggaggggTCTGGGCAGGGAGCCCCTCCTGCCGGGCACGGACACGGGACACAGAGGCAGGGACACCgggcagggacatgggacatgggcacagctccaggaggggTCCGGACAAGGACACggggcagggacacagacaTGGACACAGCTCCAGGACACGGCCACGGCTCTGGGGTAGGGccccacctgctccaggagctgctcccgcTCTCCCAGCCTGGTCTCCAAGTCGGCCACAGCCTCCTGGAGCCGGCTCTGCTCCCGCTCCGCATCccgctgctgctggcacagcctgtcccGGAGCACTGGCGGAGGCAGGAGGATCGCGGGGTGCAGGAGGCGGGATCCACCCTCATCCACACGGAAATCCCGCACCGAGATCCCCCCGCGTTCGTGCTCCGCAGTCCCAggacagggagaagggagatCCCGCCGAGGGATCTGCCCGTGGAAGGCAGGACTTGGCTCCCGGCCTCTGCCTCAGCGGGGgcagcttttccctgttttctgggGCCGGTGGGAGTCCTGGACAGAGCTGAGCCCCGGTCCGAGCACCGCTGGACACTCGGACCCAGCGGAGCCTCCACTCAGGAAACCCCGCAGGAGAGATGGAACAGGGACCTACAGGGCTCCTTCTGGACAGCACGAGGGCTGGGTTTGTCCCAGGACCGTTTGGATTCCATGGGATCAGCTCCGATGCCGttgggatggagcagagggTCCCACTGGAATGATGCACCTGAAGGGAATTTACCTGCGAGCTCCTCGTCCTGCTCCTGGGATCTGGGGTGATCCTGGGATCTGGGGCGATCCTGCGCCGTGTCCTGGCTCCAGGATGGGATCTGAGCCATCggctgctccttctcctgccgtgacctctcctgctgctcctccacctttccctggctcctgcccaGGATGGATCGGGAAGAACCTCGGCACgcccagcccagggaggtgaGCAGCGAGCTGGGAGCACAGGTGAGACCCCGTTACCTGTGGGAGCTCTCCAGGAgatccaggtgctgctgctgcctctggagaCCCTCCAGGAGCAGTCCCTGCTGCGCCCGCTCCAGCTCCAGCGCCCGGACCTGCCGCGAGCGGGACGAGCTCCAGGTGCCACCCTGGGAACGGAGCTGCTCCGGCTTCCCCATCCCCCGGAGCCCTTCGGAGCGGGGGACGCGGCCCCTTCTCCTGCCCCGGGGTGCCACGGGTGACCCTGGTGACCCCCACAGGTGACCCCTCAGTCCTCACCTggttttccagctcctccacccGGGCCTGGAGGCTGCGCAGGGCGATCCCACAGCCGGGATGCTCCTGGCATGGATGGGACTGGAGACCTTGGGAATCCTGgcggggatgggatgggagagcCCCCGGATCCTCCTGGCGGGGATGGGATCGGAGAGGCCCCGGATTCTCCTGGCGGGGCTGGGATCGGAGAGCCCCCGGATCCTCCTGGCGGGGCTGGGATCGGAGAGACCCCGGATCCTCCTGgcggggatgggatgggagagcCCCCAGATCCTCCTGGCGGGGATGGGATCGGAGAGCCCCCGGATCCTCCTGGCGGGGATGGGATCGGAGAGACCCCGGATCCTCCTGGCGGGGATGGGATCGGAGAGCCCCCGGATCCTCCTGgcggggatgggatgggagagcCCCCGGATCCTCCTGGCGGGGATGGGATCGGAGAGACCCCGGATCCTCCTGGCGGGGATGGGATCGGAGAGGCCCCGGATCCTCTGGGCAGAGCCAGGATGGGAGAGCTCGGGGATTCTCCtggcggggctgggctggaggagtCTCCGGATGCtcctggcagggatgggatgggagagcTCCTGGatgctcctggcagggctgggctgggagagccccCGGCCCCACCtgtggggacaccgggatgCTCCTGGCACCTCCCGGGATGCTGCCCCCTCCCCCGGGAATGCTGATCCATGCCCAGCCCCCATTCCGGGGGGGATTCCCAGGgacccctccctgctcctgccccggCACTCACCTGGGCGGGCGCGGCAGGACCCGGCACCTCCCGCTCTGCCGGGGATGGAAAACGGCACCGATCGGTCACCTGGACTCGGCAGCAGGAACGGAATCATCCCGAACCAGCCCAGCCCAtggatcccagcccagcccatggatcccagcccagctcatggatcccagcccagcccatggatcccagcccagcccatggatcccagcccagctcatgGATCCCAGCTCATGGATCCCATCCCGTggatcccagcccatcccatggatcccagcccagcccatggATCCCAGCCCATGGATCCCAGATCAgcccatggatcccatcccatcccatcccatcccatcccatggatcccatcccatcccatcccagcccatggatcccatcccatcccatcccattccatcccatcccaccccatggatctcttcccatggatcccatcccatggatctcaacccatggatcccatcccaccccatggaTCCGATCCCATGgatgccatcccatcccatcccatcccctggatcCCGCTCCATGgatcccaacccatcccattgatcccaccccatggatcccatcccatggatcccatctCATGGATACCagcccatcccatggatcccatcccatggatcccatcccatggatcccatcccatcccatggatcccatcccaccccatggatcccatcccatggatcccatcccatggatcccatcccatcccatggatcccatcccatcccatgggtcccagcccatcccatgggtcccagcccatcccatcccatcccatcccagctcagcccatggatcccagcccatcccatcctatcccatcccatcccagcccagcccatcccatggatcccagcccagcccagcccatcccatgGGTCCCAGCCTATCCCATGGATCCgatcccagcccatcccatggatcccatcccatcccatgggtcccagcccatcccatggatcccatcccaccccatggatcccaccccatggatccgatcccatcccaccccatggatccgatcccagcccatcccacgGATCCCATCCCACGGGTCCCAGCCCACCCCAAGGGCAGCGTCccctgggcacagggctgggccCATCCCGcttttcctgcccctctgggggGATTCCCAGGACACCTGGGCTGGCCCCAGGGATGGGTGAccccgctctgcccgggggccgagcaccagcagcagccaggtccCCACCAGGACCATCCCGCGGGCACAGGGACCCAGCTCCAGAGGGCCCAGGGTGCCCCTCCCCAGGACAGGGCACCTCAGAGCACGCTGGGGGGGACAGAGGCCTCACCCTGCCCGCGGGGCCGTGTCCCGACGGGGAGCTCCAGCCTGGATGGGGAAACGAATCCCACAGGGAGAGTGAGGGGAGACAGCACCCTCCCCCAAGgcacccctgtgccccctgtgccccctgtgccacccGTTTCACGTCACCCATGCTGTGCCACCCGTCCCACCCTGCCCCACGCCGTGTGATCCCACCTTTGGCACCtggagggaacagggacaccccaaacctCCATCccgggggtccctcccccccGCTGTGGTCACCTGGGCCACGGGTGTCACCTGAGCCAGGGGAGCCCCTCCCGGGAACTGGGAGGGCTGAGGGGGAAGCGGGAGGTGGGAAGAGCTCGGCTGGGGGAATTCCCGGCCTGGGACATCCCCCGGGCACACCCCGGGCTCCGGACCCGCTCCCCAGTGCCAGGAGGGAGCTCCCGGGAGGAGCCTTCACCTGCCGggcccggggggctccgggaTCCTCGGGgggaggggattctgctccGGAGCCTTGGCCTGGGATCGCCTCCGTGCCAGGGCAGCGCTGAGCCAGCTCCCGTCCCGCTCCCCTGCGGGATCAGCCCCCGATCCCGAGCAATCCTCCTGCTTCGATCCCAGTCCCGGGAAATCCTCGTCCTTGGATCCCAATCCTGGGAAATCCTTGTCCTTCCGTCCCAGTCCCGGGAAATCCTCGTCCTTGGATCCCAATCCTGGGAAATCCTTGTCCTTCCGTCCCAATCCCGGGAAATCCTTGTTCTTCTGCCCCAGTCCCGGGAAATCCTCGTCCTTGGATCCCAGTCCTGGGAAATCCTTGTCCTTCCGTCCCAGTCCCGGGAAATCCTCGTCCTTGGATCCCAGTCCCGGGAAATCCTCGTTCTTCTGCCCCAATCCTGGGAAATCCTTGTCCTTCTGCCTCAATCCCGGGAAATCCTCGTCCTTGGATCCCAATCCTGGGAAATCCTCGTTCTTCTGCCCCAATCCTGGGAAATCCTTGTCCTTCTGCCTCAATCCCGGGAAATCCTTGTCCTTCAATCCCAGTCCTGGGAAATCCTCGTTCTTCCGTCCCAGCCCCAGGAAATCCTCATCCTTGGATCCCAATCCCGGGAAATCCTCGTCcttcagccccagccaggcagccCCGGAGGAGCGTCGGGAGCTGCTCCCAACTGGAAAGCTGCGGGGAGAGAGGgacactgggaacactgggaacactgggaacaCTGGATGGGAGGGGCCATTGAGGACACCAGGGGAACATCGGGGAGCGGCCAagggaccctggggacaccggggacattggggacaccgGCTGTGGGGGATCCCAGGGACAGCGGGAACACGGGGGGACCCCCGATGTGAGGGGACCTTCGGGACAccggcagggaggggacactggggaccaGCCAGggcacactggggacactggggacactggggaccagccaggggacactggggacacggCTGGGTGGGGACTCCCCCCCGCCACCCCGGGTACCTCGGTCCCCGTCTCCGCCCGGCCCCGGAGGCCACCGAGGGCTCGTAGGATCCGAAGGGAAAATCCGGCTCATCCCGGCCCCCGTCCGGCCCTGCTGGAACAGCGGCCTCGAGTCACAATTCCCGATGGGATGGGGCCCTGGAGAacacctgtgccaccctccccTGCAATTCCTGACGGGATTTACTCTCTGGAGAacacctgtgccaccctccccTGGAAATCCCGACAGGATTCACCCTCTGGAGAacacctgtgccaccctccccTGCAATTCCTGACAGGATTCACCCTCTGGAGAacacctgtgccaccctccccTGCAATTCCCGACAGGATTCACCCTCTGGAGAacacctgtgccaccctccccTGGAAATCCCGACAGGATTTACCCTCTGGAGAacacctgtgccaccctccccTGCAATTCCCGACAGGATTCACCCTCTGGAGAacacctgtgccaccctccccTGCAATTCCTGACAGGATTCACCCTCTGGAGAacacctgtgccaccctccccTGCAATTCCCGACAGGATTCACCCTCTGGAGAacacctgtgccaccctccccTGGAAATCCCGACAGGATTTACCCTCTGGAGAacacctgtgccaccctccccTGCAATTCCCGACAGGATTCACCCTCTGGAGAacacctgtgccaccctccccTGCAATTCCTGACAGGATTCACCCTCTGGAGAacacctgtgccaccctccccTGCAATTCCTGACAGGATTCACCCTCTGGAGAacacctgtgccaccctccccTGGAAATCCCGACAGGATTTACCCTCTGGAGAacacctgtgccaccctccccTGCAATTCCCAACGGGATTCACCTTCTGGAGAacacctgtgccaccctccccTGGAAATCCCGACGGCATTCACCCTCTGGAGAacacctgtgccaccctccccTGCAATTCCCGACAGGATTTACCCTCTGGAGAacacctgtgccaccctccccTGCAATTCCCGACAGGATTCACCCTCTGGAGAacacctgtgccaccctccccTGCAATTCCCGACAGGATTCATCCTCTGGAGAacacctgtgccaccctccccTGGAAATCCCGACGGGATTCACCCTCTGGAGAACACCTGCCCCGTTCCTTTGGCAGCTCCCACTGGGATTCACCCTCTGGGAAACGCTTTCCATGGCACCCCCACCCCCGGCTGTGCTCACCCGGCTGCTCCCGCTCCTTGGGATCCGCCTGCAATTCCGCCCTTCCCGCCTGCTCCAGGATTTTTCCCGCGGAgcctcctcccagcagctcctggatccCGGTGCGGCCCTTCCGGAGCCCCTGCCTGGGGATGCCCGGCACAGGtgggggtggcaccgggacccccccgtccccgtccccgtcccggTGTCCCCTCACCCTCCCGGCGCCCTCTGCGCGTTCCCGGCTCCGTCGGCGCCGCTCCCGAGCCCCAGGGACTCCACCAGGTCATCGACGTCGTCCCCAAAGGTGACGTGGGGACGtcgcggggccggggctggggggggaaGGTCACCGGTGGCATCTGGGACGtgccccggtgtccccagccagctctgggaaTCCCCCCGGgtcccccccgtgcccccctcACCGCTGCCGCTGCTCCGTCCCGGATCGTTCCCGGAGCtgctccccggccccgccggctccTCCTCCGGGAACGGCTTCTCCAGGGGGTCCCCGGGGCCTGGGAATTCCCCGGAGGGACGGGAGAAGGGAGGGACAATCAGAGATCCCAGTGGGACCGAGGGGGTTTCATGGAGAGGctctgggaacagggaatggggtCTGATCCCGTGGGAATGGGGTCTgaggggaacagggaatgggctCTGATCCCACGGGAATGGGGTCTgaggggaacagggaatgggctCTGATCCCACGGGAATGGGGTCTgaggggaacagggaatggggtCTGATCCCGTGGGAATGGGGTCTgaggggaacagggaatgggctCTGATCCCACGGGAATGGGGTCTgaggggaacagggaatggggtCTGATCTCGTGGGAATGGGGTCTgaggggaacagggaatggggtCAGATCCTGTGGGAATGGGGTCTgaagggaacagggaatggggtCGGGTCCCATGGGAATGGGGTCTgaagggaacagggaatggggtCGGGTCCCATGGGAATGGGCTCTgaggggaacagggaatggggtCTGATCCCGTGGGAATGGGTCTgaggggaacagggaatggggtctggtcccatgggaatggggtctgaggggaacagggaatggggtCTGATCCCGTGGGAATCGGGTCTgaggggaacagggaatggggtCTGATCCCACGGGAATGGGGTCTgaggggaacagggaatggggtCTGATCCCATGGGAATCGGGTCTgaggggaacagggaatggggtCTGATCCCACGGGAATGGCTGTGAAaggaacagggaatggggtCTGGTCCCACGGGAATGGCTCTgaggggaacagggaatggggtCTGATCCCATGGGAATGTCCCCAcggaaaagcaaagcagaattcCCGGTACCTTTTTTGGGATCCAGCACCTTCCCAGCGCCTTTCCCCGGCCTGGACCCGGCTCTGGCCATTCCCAGGAGTTCTGCATCCAGCTCATCCAGCTCATCCAGCTCATCCAgctcctggggagggggcagctcctgccctcacCTGCACCTCATGTGGGATTCCCAAAAACCTTGGGAATTCTGCCCCGGCTCACCTCTGCCGCTTCCGCATCCTCCTCGGGGAACTTCCCGCTCTCCGTGGGGAATTTGCCTCTGGAACGCTGAGCCGGGGTCCCCCTGAGGCACAGCCCCGGTCGGGGGCgtggggaggggtcccggggatggcagcaggtgggaagggccgggggcacagggaggggctCAGCTGGGGCTCACCTGCGGGAAGGGCTCCCGGGAGCCCCGGGGAGCTGGAGCCGGGGGCTCCtctggaagggagggagggaccgGGATGGACTCGGCTCCAGGAGGGAATGGGGGGATCCCTCCCGGTGATCCCAGGGCAGGGGATTCCCAGGGGATTCCCAAGGGATCCCCTCCAGGTgatcccaggagcagggcattCCCAGGGGATCCCCTCCAGGTgatcccaggagcagggcattCCCAGGGGATCCCCTCCAGGTGATCCCAGGGCAGGGGCATTCCCAGGGGATTCCTTCCAGGTGATCCCAGGGCAGGGGATTCCCTCCAGGtgatcccagggctggggtaTTCCCAGGGGATTCCCAAGGGATCCCCTCCAGGTGATCCCAGGGCAGGGCATTCCCAGGGGATTCCCTCCAGGTGATCCCAGGGCATTCCCAGGGCATTCCTAGGGGATTCCCAGGCCATTCCCAGGTGATCCCAGGGCATTCCTAGGGGATTCCCTCCAGGTGACCCCAGGGCATTCCCAGGCCATTCCCAGGCCATTCCCAGGCGATTCCCTTCAGGTGACCCTAGGGCATTCCCAGGTCATTCCCAGGGGAGCCAAGCGCTCCCACTTTACCATCGAATCCCAGGAGGTCCCCGAGCACGGCGCTGATGGGATCTGGAACAGGACACGGCCCAGGCGATCCCGGGCGATCCCGGTGGGTTCCGCGCCCCCGGCAGGGGGGAAACGCTCCCGCTCTCAGCCTGGAGCATTCCCTGCCCCTGGGTCCCCCctccccgctccatcccggccTTCCCAGGGATCCAACCCCGCTGGAGATGGGATGAGGGCAGGTGAGGGCACTCACCTGAGAGCCGCCTCCGGGCCTTGGCAGCCTGCGGGCAAACACAAATCCCCTCGGGAGCAATCGAAGCCCCGGGACACCCCCCACACGAAAGCCGCGTTTCCGTGGAGCGCCCGCCTGGATCCCGCCTGGATCCCGGCCCCTCACACTCACCATGGCGCGTCCAAGATTCCCAGGTGATTCCAAGCTCCACCTGCCCGGTGCCGGCTCCGGGAGCCCCGGGCTCAGCCCCGCACCGACCGCGCACCtgaggggggagaggaaggcGCTGCTTGGGGTCCCGGGACTCCCCcggctcgggggtcccggggttCCCCCCACGTTTCTCACCCAGCGCCGCACTCGGCATGGGCGCCGCCATATTGCGCGCCAACCTAAAGGAAGGCCCCCGCTGCCATAGCAACGAGGCTGCCCCGCTGCGCGCCTGGTTGGAGGGCCACCGTTACCATAGCGACAGGGCTGCCCGCGCGCCTCCCTCAGGGAAGGCCCCTGCTGCCATGGCGACGCGGCTGCCCCGCTCAGCGCCTGGTCTGAGCCGTCCCCGCGATCTTCTGTCGCGATACTCCCCCTTATCGCCGGCGGTTTCCACATGTCGTGGGCTTTATCCATGTAAAGAGCTCTGGGTTGCCATCCGGGATCCTGCAGGATCCAGGCTCAGTTACCCTCGTACGATCGTCGGACGTAACATCCCGATGTATCGCCATACAGTCCTGACATCCCGACATCCCATCCCGGTATATCGCCATACAGTCCGATATCCCGATATCCCATCCCACTATATCGCCACAGAATCCTGATATCCTGATATCCCATCCCTCTATATCACCATACAGTCCCAATATCCTGATATCCCGATATCGCGATATCCCATCCTGCTATATTGCCATATAGTCCCAATACCCCAATATCCCATCCCACTGTATCGCCACAGAATCCCGATATCCCGCTATATCGCCACACAGGCCCGATATCCTGCCACCCCGATATCCCATCCCGCTATATCGCCACACAGTCCCAATATCCCGCCATCCTGGTATCCCAATATCCTGATATCGTGATATCCCGCCATCCCGATATCCCGCCATCCTGATATCCCGATATCTTGCCACACAGTCCCGATATCCCGCCACCCCGATATCCTGATATCACGATATCCTGCCATCCCACCACACAGCCCCACCATCCCGATAGCCCGCCATCCCGATATCGCGATATCCCACTATATCGCCACACAGTCCCGATATCCCGCCATCCTGGTATCCCAATATCCTGATATCGCGATATCCCGCTATCGCGACATCCCGTCATCCCTCCCCACTCCCGGCCTCCCCCGGCACGAGCAGCTCCCGTTGtgtccctgccccgctcccgccgggcTCCCGCTGCCTCCCGCCCCGCTGCCGGTGGGGTCCTGGTGGGGTCCCGGCCGCCTCCCCGCTCCCTCTCCGGCTCCCGGTTCCCTCCCGGTTCCCTCCCGGTTCCCTCCCGGGCTCCCGGAACGCTCAGGGCAGGAGCACGCCCGGCTCGCGGCTTCCCCAGCGCCGCTCCCGGGGTCCCGCAGCCCCAACGAACGCCCGGAGACCCCAAAAACGCCTTT is part of the Corvus moneduloides isolate bCorMon1 chromosome 32, bCorMon1.pri, whole genome shotgun sequence genome and encodes:
- the LOC116436997 gene encoding fas-binding factor 1 homolog isoform X24, with the translated sequence MDKAHDMWKPPAIRGSIATEDRGDGSDQALSGAAASPWQQGPSLREARGQPCRYGNGGPPTRRAAGQPRCYGSGGLPLGWRAIWRRPCRVRRWVRGRCGAEPGAPGAGTGQVELGITWESWTRHGCQGPEAALRSHQRRARGPPGIRCVPEANSPRRAGSSPRRMRKRQRSWMSWMSWMSWMQNSWEWPEPGPGRGKALGRCWIPKKGPGDPLEKPFPEEEPAGPGSSSGNDPGRSSGSAPAPRRPHVTFGDDVDDLVESLGLGSGADGAGNAQRAPGGQGLRKGRTGIQELLGGGSAGKILEQAGRAELQADPKEREQPAGPDGGRDEPDFPFGSYEPSVASGAGRRRGPSFPVGSSSRRSSGAAWLGLKDEDFPGLGSKDEDFLGLGRKNEDFPGLGLKDKDFPGLRQKDKDFPGLGQKNEDFPGLGSKDEDFPGLRQKDKDFPGLGQKNEDFPGLGSKDEDFPGLGRKDKDFPGLGSKDEDFPGLGQKNKDFPGLGRKDKDFPGLGSKDEDFPGLGRKDKDFPGLGSKDEDFPGLGSKQEDCSGSGADPAGERDGSWLSAALARRRSQAKAPEQNPLPPRIPEPPGPGRLELPVGTRPRGQEREVPGPAAPAQEHPETPPAQPRQENPRALPSWLCPEDPGPLRSHPRQEDPGSLRSHPRQEDPGALPSHPRQEDPGALRSHPRQEDPGSLRSHPRQEDPGALRSHPRQEDLGALPSHPRQEDPGSLRSQPRQEDPGALRSQPRQDSQGLQSHPCQEHPGCGIALRSLQARVEELENQVRALELERAQQGLLLEGLQRQQQHLDLLESSHRSQGKVEEQQERSRQEKEQPMAQIPSWSQDTAQDRPRSQDHPRSQEQDEELAVLRDRLCQQQRDAEREQSRLQEAVADLETRLGEREQLLEQERRRAVAERSKADSLRDALEEQRRLTAQLLSMERAALDEAKGAWLEEQRAELRDRSEERRRLAAAWAEFHARERLSQERAERDEERALSMDSALRSLAKEQAELKFRSRELRCKEEQLARDREELEEAWRELRLEKEKALRAEQRLREREEQIHALAEVSRASTLECPTGSRAGTPRPSGAARGRALPGCRSPVPVPFPCPGAVPLSRCRSPVPVPFLCPGAVPLSRCRSPVPVPFPCPGAVPLSRCRSLVPVPFPCPGAVPLSRCRSFVPVPFPCPGAVPLSRCHSPVPVPFPCPGAVPLSRCHSPVPVPFPQRSAREHQDGERALREARSVRAEQRDRLQALQEQLEELRQQEQRLHQDRLSLARQREQLQQLRDELAPGGAGTLPATVPANGLGSALAAPVAPGAEGLLARFLPPVGMFLGDSGDPLASAALYGHLLLLKHRAQMDHDFLENERIFLESLKKRP
- the LOC116436997 gene encoding fas-binding factor 1 homolog isoform X23; translated protein: MDKAHDMWKPPAIRGSIATEDRGDGSDQALSGAAASPWQQGPSLREARGQPCRYGNGGPPTRRAAGQPRCYGSGGLPLGWRAIWRRPCRVRRWVRGRCGAEPGAPGAGTGQVELGITWESWTRHGCQGPEAALRSHQRRARGPPGIRCVPEANSPRRAGSSPRRMRKRQRSCPLPRSWMSWMSWMSWMQNSWEWPEPGPGRGKALGRCWIPKKGPGDPLEKPFPEEEPAGPGSSSGNDPGRSSGSAPAPRRPHVTFGDDVDDLVESLGLGSGADGAGNAQRAPGGQGLRKGRTGIQELLGGGSAGKILEQAGRAELQADPKEREQPAGPDGGRDEPDFPFGSYEPSVASGAGRRRGPSFPVGSSSRRSSGAAWLGLKDEDFPGLGSKDEDFLGLGRKNEDFPGLGLKDKDFPGLRQKDKDFPGLGQKNEDFPGLGSKDEDFPGLRQKDKDFPGLGQKNEDFPGLGSKDEDFPGLGRKDKDFPGLGSKDEDFPGLGQKNKDFPGLGRKDKDFPGLGSKDEDFPGLGRKDKDFPGLGSKDEDFPGLGSKQEDCSGSGADPAGERDGSWLSAALARRRSQAKAPEQNPLPPRIPEPPGPGRLELPVGTRPRGQEREVPGPAAPAQEHPETPPAQPRQENPRALPSWLCPEDPGPLRSHPRQEDPGSLRSHPRQEDPGALPSHPRQEDPGALRSHPRQEDPGSLRSHPRQEDPGALRSHPRQEDLGALPSHPRQEDPGSLRSQPRQEDPGALRSQPRQDSQGLQSHPCQEHPGCGIALRSLQARVEELENQVRALELERAQQGLLLEGLQRQQQHLDLLESSHRSQGKVEEQQERSRQEKEQPMAQIPSWSQDTAQDRPRSQDHPRSQEQDEELAVLRDRLCQQQRDAEREQSRLQEAVADLETRLGEREQLLEQERRRAVAERSKADSLRDALEEQRRLTAQLLSMERAALDEAKGAWLEEQRAELRDRSEERRRLAAAWAEFHARERLSQERAERDEERALSMDSALRSLAKEQAELKFRSRELRCKEEQLARDREELEEAWRELRLEKEKALRAEQRLREREEQIHALAEVSRASTLECPTGSRAGTPRPSGAARGRALPGCRSPVPVPFPCPGAVPLSRCRSPVPVPFLCPGAVPLSRCRSPVPVPFPCPGAVPLSRCRSLVPVPFPCPGAVPLSRCRSFVPVPFPCPGAVPLSRCHSPVPVPFPCPGAVPLSRCHSPVPVPFPQRSAREHQDGERALREARSVRAEQRDRLQALQEQLEELRQQEQRLHQDRLSLARQREQLQQLRDELAPGGAGTLPATVPANGLGSALAAPVAPGAEGLLARFLPPVGMFLGDSGDPLASAALYGHLLLLKHRAQMDHDFLENERIFLESLKKRP